A region of the Romboutsia hominis genome:
GAAAAACAATATATCCATATAAATAAAGATAAAGACTAATGAAATATATATAATGTTCTGCTACAATCTTAAGATATATATATATAATCGAAGGATTTTAAAATCATTAATATATGGCGTGTATTAAATTTTTAATTAAGGGGGATATTATGCTACCAATATTAGTAACTAAAAGGTGTATTTTAAAAGAGGTGTGTTTAGAAAATGCAAAAGATATGTATGAATACGCAAAAGAAGAGAAAGTAGTAAGGTATATGACATTTCCAAAACATGAAAGTTTAGAAAATACTAAAAATTTAATAGAAAGCTTTTTTATAGAAAGATATAAACAGGGAATATCTTATGACTATGGTATAATATACAAAGAAAATAACAAATTTATAGGAACATCAGGGTTTTGTAGGATAGAAAATAAAGTAGCAACACTAGGATATTGTCTAACCCCAGACTATTGGAATAAAGGCATAATGACTGAAGTTGTAACAAGGCTAATAAAATTTGGATTTGATGATTTAAAATTAGAAAAAATAGAAGCACAATTTTATGACGGAAATATAAAATCAGGTAATGTAATGAAAAAATGTGGTATGAAATATTTAGGAAGTGAAGAAAGAGAAATAAAGCTACAAGGTAAAATGGTTATGGGAAAAATCCATAGATGTGAGATAACTAAAGAAGATTATTATAAGGGCTAGAAATTTTTCTAGTCCTTATTTGAATATTAAATTTAAACTATAAAATTTAATATTTCATCGTATAGCTCTTTTGCGTCATTATAACCTTCTTCATACAATGCTGTAAGTTTATTAACATCTTTTTCAACTTGACTAACTTTAACAGGTTTTTTAGGTCTAATAACAAGGACATCTCCCTTTTTAGATAATTCATCTACTAAATCAAGGCTTTTATTATAATTAATATGTCTATTTTCAATAGCACTAACAAGATTAGGATAAGCTTTATATCTTCTTTTTACAATTGAAGTAAATTTTTGTTTATTTTTTTTGTAAGTATAATCTCTAGTAAGTACTACTATATTTTTTCTATAGCCTTGATTTATAGCGTATTCAATAGGAATTGAATCAGATACTCCACCATCAACCAACTTATAATTGTCTACCTCAACTATATTTGCAAACATAGGTATAGAACAAGAGGCTTGAAGATAAATAATATCTTTTCTTAAATCACTTAAAGTAAAATACTCTGGTTTTCCAGTTTCACAGTTAGTAGCAACAGCTATAAATTTAGTAGTAGATTTATTAAAAGCATCGTAATCGTAAACATTTAACTCATTAGGTATTTTGTTAAACATAAAGTCCATACCAAATATAGAACCTGTTTTAATTAAATTACGAAAGCTTAAGTAATTTTTATCATTTACATAATCTACAGTAGCATGATAAGCTCTTTTATATTGTTTTGATAAATAAGAAGAAGCATGGCAACTTCCAGCAGAAACTCCAACAACCATATCAACTCCTATATTCTTTTCTATGAAAAAATCTAATACGCCAGCAGTATAAATTCCTCTCATACCACCACCTTCTAATATTAATCCTATTTTATTCATAATTATCCTTTCTATATTTTAAATTTACATAATATAAAATACTTCATTTACTTTGCAACTATTATAGTATAAGGAGTTTATATTGTCTAGTTATTTAAATTTATATTAAATATAATAATATTTATTTATCAGATAAAATTAAAAATACTTGAAAAATGTATTTACTAAATAGAAAACACTTTGTAGTAGATGTTTTTTAAGTATGAAACTATGGGTATAATATAAATATTATAAAAGTTTAAGGAGTATAAAATGCTTAAGAATATAATTAAAAAGTATAAAGAAAACAAAGATAACAAAAATAAAGTAGTTTGTAGTTGCTTTGAAGTAACTAAAGCTGATATACAAAATGCGGTAAATGAAGGGATAACATCTATAAATGAAGTAAGGAAAAAAACAAAAGCTGGTATGGGATGTGGAAGATGTAACGCTTCTATTGAAAGAGTTGTATACAAAGCTATAAAATCTAAAAACGAAAGTAAAGATAAATCTAATTAAGATTTGTATATCCTTTTGCTTGTATTTATATTATATTAAAAATGGAATAAATTATGAATTAAAATATAAAATTTAAATACTTTCCATATAATATGGTAAAATAGTCATAGCAATAACAACTGGAGGATAATATGAAGAAACTAACAACATTAATAACAATATTTATATCTATTTTTGTTTTGACAGGTTGTGTAAATACAGACATAACATTAGATATAGACAAAAAGGGAAATATAAGTGCATCGGCACAAATATTAAGCAGTGATTACCTAATGAAAGGTATAGATGAAGCAAAATTAAAAGAATCATATTCTAATGTAGAAAAAATAACAGAACCAGGGAAAACAGGTTATAAAATAACAGAAAACATAGGAAATATCAAAGATATAAAAATTGATAACAACAAGGATTTAAGCAAATACGCTGATTTAATAAAAATAAATCAAGAAGATAAATTTTTATATAATATATATGATGTTAACATAATGCTAAAAGATTATATGCAAAAAAATATGAGTAGTGAAGAATTAGGTATGCTAGGTCTACTTGGTTCTGGTTTTGATTTGAATTTCCACTTAAATACACCTTTAGAATTGATAGAATCAAATGCAACATCTAACTCAGAAAAAGATGGGATACATACATATAATTGGAATTTTAACTTAGGAAATGTAGATAATATATATGCTAAAGTTAAAATACCTAATATAAAAAATATAGCTATATTAGTAGTTGGTATTATAGCTTTAATAGGTATCATTGTATTTATAATAAAAAAAAGAAAAAAGAATAATATATAAATAAAAGCCAGTTCTAATTAGAATTGGCTTTTATTTATATTAAGAAATCATAAGTTACCTATTTTGTTGATAATCTATAATTAAAAACTATAAAATTTGAGAAATAGAAATACTGCTTATGAAATTATATAGATGATTTTTTATATTTAAATACCGAAAATAAACTTGTCATAAAAAAGAGAACTTGTACATACTTATAAATAAGAAAACAATGAAAAGAGGGGGATAACTTTGATTATATCCGTAAAAGAAGTTATAAATTTTTTTATAAGTGTCCTCATACCACTAGTAGTAGGATATGCTAGTAGTATGATATCTCAAATAATAGCAGGAACAAATACAGCAGCTAACTATGCAAGTTTAATAAAACCAGACTTTGCACCACCCAGCTTTATATTTCCAATAGTATGGACAATTCTATACATATTAATGGGAATATCAGCTTATTTAATATTAAAAAAAGGTTATGAATCTACCAAAGTAAAAGATGCAATGTTTTACTATTGGTTACAACTTGGACTTAATTTTTTATGGAGTATATTATTTTTTGGATTTGATTTAAGACTAACAGCATTAATAGTGCTTGTAATAATGTTGTTAATTGTAATAGTTATGACATATAAATTCTTTAAAATAAATAAAAAAGCAGCTTATATAAATATACCGCATATTATATGGCTTATGTATGCTTTATATTTAAATTATTTTATATGGATAATAAATAAATAGAACAAGCAACAATATATAATATACTACATATACTTAATTAATCATAATTAAAAACCTTATAATATAAAACATTAGTAGAACCTAATGATTAAATTAAGGGAGACTATAAAGTGAAAAATAAAATACCATTTTATTAGACTTTAAGGAGAGGATTTGATTGAAACGTAGTATATGTAGTAGAAATGTAGAATTAAGGGATGGTATAAAAGAGTATATTAATTCAAAGTTTGATAAGTTAAAAAGCTCTTTAGAAGATGGATGTGTCAAAGTTATTATAGAAAAAGATGAAAGCATGTATAACATTGAGGTTTTAATGAGTGAAGATAATGTAAATATTGGAAAAGTGGAAAGTATAAATGAAGACTTGTACTCTGCAGTAGATGCTGCCTTTGAAAAAGTATATAGCAAGCTAATAAGGTATAAATCAAAATTGAAATTTAGTACAGACCCATTAATAATAAAAGGCTCAGAAGAAGCTGAAGAAGATGATGAAATAATAATAAAAAGAAGAAAAAAATTCAATCTAAAACCTATGAGCATAGAAGAGGCAGTACTTCAGATGGAACTTTTAGGACATAATTTTTTTATATTTAGAAATCAAGATAATTATGAAATAAATGTTGTATATAAAAGGAAAAATGGTGGGTATGGATTAATAGAGCATGAATAAAGATATGTAGCTTATAAAAAATACTGAGATTTTTCTCAGTATTTTTTATATTTTATTCTCTAGAAGAAGCAACTCATATACTAGAGAATTAAGAGTATTTATATTTATATATAAACTTTTATTAAAATCATTATGTTTATAATCATATTTAAATGTATAACTTTCAATTATATTATCATATTGATAAGTTTTTATATAGTTTTTATCATAGTATAAATCATTATAAGAATTACTTAATTTATTTTTCAAAAATTCATCAACTATTTTTTGATAAAAATCTTTGCTTTGAATAGGAAGAATTTTTAAATTAAAATATGGTCGCTGATAGATATAAAATATTTTATTATCTTTTTTAGAAATTCTTATTTTGTAAATTTTATTTTTAGTCTTAAAAAAATACTGGTAAAACTTAAGTGCATCATTATTATCGAAAAATATATCAAAATCTTCATCGATTATAGATTCTTCACAAAGAGAATCATCAAATATAGCATTTATAGTTTTTATACAAATAAAACGTAA
Encoded here:
- a CDS encoding HPF/RaiA family ribosome-associated protein, with the translated sequence MKRSICSRNVELRDGIKEYINSKFDKLKSSLEDGCVKVIIEKDESMYNIEVLMSEDNVNIGKVESINEDLYSAVDAAFEKVYSKLIRYKSKLKFSTDPLIIKGSEEAEEDDEIIIKRRKKFNLKPMSIEEAVLQMELLGHNFFIFRNQDNYEINVVYKRKNGGYGLIEHE
- a CDS encoding TspO/MBR family protein; the protein is MIISVKEVINFFISVLIPLVVGYASSMISQIIAGTNTAANYASLIKPDFAPPSFIFPIVWTILYILMGISAYLILKKGYESTKVKDAMFYYWLQLGLNFLWSILFFGFDLRLTALIVLVIMLLIVIVMTYKFFKINKKAAYINIPHIIWLMYALYLNYFIWIINK
- a CDS encoding GNAT family N-acetyltransferase; the encoded protein is MLPILVTKRCILKEVCLENAKDMYEYAKEEKVVRYMTFPKHESLENTKNLIESFFIERYKQGISYDYGIIYKENNKFIGTSGFCRIENKVATLGYCLTPDYWNKGIMTEVVTRLIKFGFDDLKLEKIEAQFYDGNIKSGNVMKKCGMKYLGSEEREIKLQGKMVMGKIHRCEITKEDYYKG
- a CDS encoding patatin-like phospholipase family protein, with amino-acid sequence MNKIGLILEGGGMRGIYTAGVLDFFIEKNIGVDMVVGVSAGSCHASSYLSKQYKRAYHATVDYVNDKNYLSFRNLIKTGSIFGMDFMFNKIPNELNVYDYDAFNKSTTKFIAVATNCETGKPEYFTLSDLRKDIIYLQASCSIPMFANIVEVDNYKLVDGGVSDSIPIEYAINQGYRKNIVVLTRDYTYKKNKQKFTSIVKRRYKAYPNLVSAIENRHINYNKSLDLVDELSKKGDVLVIRPKKPVKVSQVEKDVNKLTALYEEGYNDAKELYDEILNFIV
- a CDS encoding LPXTG cell wall anchor domain-containing protein, whose protein sequence is MKKLTTLITIFISIFVLTGCVNTDITLDIDKKGNISASAQILSSDYLMKGIDEAKLKESYSNVEKITEPGKTGYKITENIGNIKDIKIDNNKDLSKYADLIKINQEDKFLYNIYDVNIMLKDYMQKNMSSEELGMLGLLGSGFDLNFHLNTPLELIESNATSNSEKDGIHTYNWNFNLGNVDNIYAKVKIPNIKNIAILVVGIIALIGIIVFIIKKRKKNNI
- a CDS encoding (2Fe-2S)-binding protein, which translates into the protein MLKNIIKKYKENKDNKNKVVCSCFEVTKADIQNAVNEGITSINEVRKKTKAGMGCGRCNASIERVVYKAIKSKNESKDKSN